ATATTGATTGCAAAATATCGATTTCAAGTAAACTTGATTGATGACTAATCCTGAATGTGATCCCCTTTCGCTGGTGCGTGCGGGTTTCCATGCCCTCTCTGATCCTTTGCGCCTACGGATTCTCGACCTGCTGCGACACCAGGAACTCTGCGTTTGTGAGCTAGGCGATCGCCTAGGGGTTAGCCAGTCGAAACTTTCCTTTCACCTGAAAACCTTAA
This DNA window, taken from Trichothermofontia sichuanensis B231, encodes the following:
- a CDS encoding ArsR/SmtB family transcription factor, whose amino-acid sequence is MTNPECDPLSLVRAGFHALSDPLRLRILDLLRHQELCVCELGDRLGVSQSKLSFHLKTLKEAELLRSRQAGRWIYYSLNLPQFVVLEQYLAEYRRFSPIVPAQLCPED